The Natribaculum luteum genome contains the following window.
CCGTCCTCGCCGGCGCGACGTTCACGCTCGGCGGCGGGGTGTTGAGCGACACGGTCGGCGCTCGCGTCCCGGTCTTGCTCGCCTTTCTCGCCACGACCTGCGTCGGCTTTGCCACCCTCGCCGTTTCCTCGTCGATCGAACTTCTCGTAGTCGCGTGTTTCCTGATCGGCGCGGGACAGGGTGGTGTCGGTGGCCCGCTGACCGCCCTCCTCGCGGACCTCTCGCCCGAGGAGCGGATGGGTCGTGCGATGGGCACGAACAACGTCCTCGGCGACGTCGGCGGCGGACTTGGGCCGCTGGTCTCGCTGCCGCTCGTCCAGCGACTCGGCTTCGAGACCGTCTACGCGATCAGCGCGCTCGTCCCCCTCCTTGCGGGCCTGGTGCTCGTCGTCGGCATCTACGTCCACACTGGCCGGCTGAGTCCGACGATTCCGGAGTCGCTCGGATGAGAGCCACCTCGTAATCCCCTTATAACCCTGACCGACTATTCCCGTTATATGCACCCACCAGGAGCTGACGTCGTTCTCGTCCGTCACGGGGACGTGAACACGAAGAGCACGCAGGTAAAGCGGTACATGGTGGGGATGCTCGCCGACAACCTCGAGGCCCTCCTGGAGGACCGATCGGTCCCCGGTGACGTCGAACGGCGCTGGAACCGACCCCTGATCCACACGACCGAGGACGCGGTCGAAGACGCGACCACGGTCGCAGCCGACACCTTCGGCGTCGTCTCCGCGAGCGCCGCCCTCACGGTATCGCCCGAACTCGAGGCGATCAGCGAGGCGCTCGCCGAGACCGCCCGCGCCCACTACGATGGGGGTTCGTTCGCCGTCGACGCCCGCCGGGCCGACAAGGACCTCCCCTTCACCAGCGAGGACGTCGCCTACGAGGGCGGCGACGCCATCTGGGCGGCGGTCGAAGACGAGTTCGAACCCGAAGTTGACCTCGAGGATCCCGACCTCACCTTCGGCGTCGAGGTCCGCGAGGACGCCGCGTACCTCTACCTCGAGACGGTCGACGGACCAGGCGGCCTACCGCTTGGCTCGCAGGCACCCATGGTCGCGCTCGTCAGCGGCGGGATCGACTCGCCCGTCGCCGCCTACGAACTGATGCGACGCGGCAGTCCCGTGATCCCCGTCTACGTCGACCTCGGCGACTACGGCGGCCCCGACCACGAGGCGCGGGCGTACGAGACCGTCCGCTCGCTCGCCCGGTACGCGCCGAACTTCGAGATGGACGTCTACCGCGTCCCCGGCGGCGACACCGTCTCCCTGCTGGCCGAGACGATGGAACAGGGGCGGATGCTCTCGCTGCGACGCTTCTTCTACCGCGTCGCCGAACGAATCGCCGAGCGCGTCGACGCCAGCGGGATCGTCACCGGCGAGGCCGTCGGCCAGAAGTCGAGCCAGACCGCCCAGAACCTCGGCGTCACGAGTCACGCGACGAACCTCCCCATCCACCGGCCGTTGCTCACCTGGGACAAACAGGATATCGTCGCTCGCGCCCGCGAGATCGACACCTTCACCGACTCGACGATCCCCGCCGGTTGCAACCGGATCGCCCCCGACCAGGCCGAGACGAACGCGCGACTCGAGCCACTCCTCGAGGCCGAACCCGACGACGTACTCGAGCGCGCCGACGAGGCGGCGGCGAACGCGACGCTGATCGAACTGTGACTTTTTGATAGCTGTCCCGGCGACGGCAACAGCGTCGCTGAACGGCGACTGGAGACGAAAACGACATTACCACGACGCACACAGTACAGCACAGTGACGCGCGTCTGTCTCATCGGCTCCCCGGAGGTGAACCTGCGGTACGAACTCCTCTCTCGAGAGACCTCCCGCGAGGCGCTCGCGACCTACGACCTCGAGCGTCCCTTCGAGAACGCGCTGGCCGTCCGCACGGTAAGCGTCGGGGCCGCAGTGTCGCTGCTCAACGACCTCCAGTGGTACCTCGTCCGGTTCGTCGACGAGGCGCTCGTCCGCGAACCGAGCGTCAGCGAATCGGAGTGGCTCTCGCGCGACCTCGCCGAGTCGCTGCGAAACGGTGAGGTCGACCCCGAGAAGACCGGCGAGTTCCTGAAAGTCTACGGCGTCGAGCGAGCCGACGCCGGCGGTGACCCGGGCGACGCCGACGCTGGTACGGACGCCGAGACGGCGGAAAGCGGCGAGGCGGCGACGACGGTGCCACCCGCGACCGACCGACTCGTCGAACCGCTTTTCGTCCGCCGCACCGACGGCGAGGTGCCCGAGTACGACCTCCGGGACGTCGAGGACACGCTCGTCGTCCGGCTCACGGAATCCGAGTTCTCGCCGTGATCGGTCGGCGCACGCGCCTTTCGTTCTCTCCGATCGACGTACCTATCATACGGCTGCTGTAGTCATTTCCGGTGCAACCGCAGAGTGGTCGCGGTTGCACCGGGAAATCGGTACAGCAGACCGTATCATAACGATGGCTGTGAGTCGTTACCACAGCAACCGCGAACCATCGTGCGGTTGCGTCGGCACCCAGTCACAGCCATCATTATCAGTCGAACAGCCCGGTCGAGAGGTACCGTTCGCCGCTGTCCCAGAAGACGGTGACGACGAGCGGACAGTCCTCCGCGTCGTCGCCCGATTCGTCGTCGGCTTCCGCTGGGTCGCCGAACTGTCGTTCGAACGAACTCGCGGGCTCAGGACAGGACTGGTCGGGATCTGCGATCCGGCGGGCGACTTTCTGGGCGACGAGGCTCGTTGCGCCGCTGGACTGGCCGATCAGGATCCCCTCCTCTCGCGCGAGGCGGCGACACTCCTCCTCTGCGTCCTCGAGTCTGACCGTCTCGACGTCGTCGATCAGGTCGACGTCGAGGTTGTCGCTGACGAATCCGGGCCCCATCCCCTGGAACTCGTCCTGCCCGGACTCGCCGGTCGAGAGGACGGGGTTGCGTTCGGGTTCGACCGCGACGATCTCCACGTCGGGGAACTCCTCGCGGAGCCGTCGGCCGACACCGGACAGCGTCCCGCCGGTGCCGACGCCCGCGACGAAGGCGTCGACCTCGCGGTCGCCGACCTGTTCGACGATCTCCTCGCCGGTCGTCCGGTAGTGTGCCTCCGGGTTCGCGGGGTTCTCGAACTGCCCCAGCTGTACTGCACCCTCGGCTTCGATCTCGTCCGCCCGCTCGCGGGCGTCGGTCATGTCCCCCTCGACGAGCTCGAGGTCGGCGCCGTAGGCGGCCATGATCCGGCGACGCTCCTCGGACTTCGAGGCCGGCATGACGATCGTGAGGTCGTACCCGCGGGCGGCACAGACGAGCGCGAGGCCGATGCCGGTGTTCCCGCTGGTCGGTTCGACGATCCGATCGCCCGGCTCGAGGATCCCGTCGCGTTCGGCCGCGTAGACCATCGCCATCGCGGGGCGGTCTTTGGCCGATCCGCCGGGATTGAACGACTCGATCTTGGCGGCGACCGCCGCCCCCTCGGGTGAGTCCACCTGGACGAGCGGAGACCCGATAGTGTCCAGGATGCTTCCTTTCATTTCCCCTTCCTTGGAAGCCGACACGTAAACCCGTACTGGACCCCGGCAGGTCGTGCCGGAGGGTCGTTCACTGGTCCCGGTGACTGCCCCACATCTGCGCACGTGGCCATCACATACTTACTCGTGAGATTCTTTATTTTTGATTGTTTACATGGGGGACTCCCAACAGTTCGGTGCAGTCGGATACAGTAGCCGCGTCGACGCACAGGACCTGGTCGAGCGAATTGGACTCACCGAAGAGGAGATCGAGTGGCGAAAGCAGTTCATCGACTTTACGGACGACGACGTCGAACGACTCCGACGGTACGAGGAGACGTTCAACCTCCGTGGTGACGACGTCGCCGAGATGTTCTACGAAAAGATCGAGGAGAATCCACAGGTACTCGACGTCCTCGAGCGGTCACCGCGAAGCGTCGAGCAGCTCAAGTGGTCCCAGAAGATGTACCTGATGACGCTCGCGACTGGCGAGTACGACCAGGAGTACTTCGAGAATCGTGCCCGCATCGGCAAGCTCCACGACATGCTCGACATGCCGATGAAACACTACGTCGGCCAGTACGGCGTCTACTACAACCTGCTCCTTCCGATCATCTCGGAACAGATCCAACAGGACATCTCTGAGGCGATCAGAGAGGCGATCGAACGGCAAGAAGAACTCCGGGACGACGACCGGGAGAGTGGCGGACGGCTCTCCTCGCTTCTCGGACGTCGCAACGACGACGACGACGCAGACGAGGCGTTCGACACGACGATCTCGGAACTCGAGGGAGAACTCTCCGAGCGCATCGACGAGCGCATCGACGAACTCCACTCGCTACTCAAGGTCCTCAATCTGGACATGCAGGTCGCGATCGACACGTACATCGACTCCTACTCGAACGTCGAGGGCCTGCTGGAGCACCAACGGGACGTCACGAGCCAGGTCTCACACGCGATGCAGGACATCTCGACGGCCGGCGAGGCGATCGCCCGGAGCGTCGACGACATCAATCGATCCGTCGACGAACAGTCCGAGCAGACGCGACGGGCGGCGGCGGAAATGCAGGACGTAAGCGGCTCGATCGAGGAACTCGCGACGACGACAGACGCGATCGCCGGCCGTGACGACGAGATCCTAGAGCAGGTCGAAACCGGCGAGGAGCGCTGTGAACGGGCACTGGAGGCGATGACCGACGTCAGCGACGTCGGCCAGCGCGTTCACCGGGACGTCGAGGAGCTCCACGAGACGGTCGACGAGATCGACGACCTCGTCGACACGATCGCCGACGCTGCAGAGGAGACGAAGACGCTCGCGGTCAACGCGAACCTGGAGGCCAAGCGATCCGGTGGCGGTGAGGGATTCAACGTCGTCGCCGACGAGTTCAAGTACCTCTCCGAGGAGATCAAGAACCGCACGAACGAGATCGACGCGCGAGTCGAATCGGTCCGAGAGCAGACCGACGAGACGGTATCCTCCCTCGAGGACAACCAGCGACGCGTGGCCGAGAGCGTAGACGAAATCACGGCTCTCGACGACAGTCTCGACGAGATCCGCAAGCGCGTCGACGAGTTCACGACGGAAGTCGGGGACCTCTCCTCGCTCGTCGACGAGCAGGCCGCGAACGCAAAAGAGATGGCCGTGCTGATCGACGCGATCGACGACGAGGCACGGTCGATCAGTGACGATCTGGACGACGTCACCGACGCGATCGAAGAGCAGTTCTCGAAAATCGAGACGATCGAGTCAGTCGTGACGGAGTTAGCCGAGGCAGGCGAACGACGGGTCGGCAGCTACGGCGAGCAGATGTCGTAGGCGGATCGGCCCGCGTTCTCGAATGCCGTGTCACAAACGGGTCGATTAAGCGTCTCCCGACGTAACTCGAGTCCATGAGTCTCGAAACCATGCGGCCGAACCCGACGTGGGACGCCGCGTCGTACGAGGACACCGTCGACGTCTTCGCCGCACACCGCGACGAACTGGTCTACAGGGTCTGGGGTGGCGACTGGTGTAAAGACTGCCGGGCGCTGCTTCCCGACTTCGCGGCGGCGCTCGAAGCCGCGGAGGTCCCCGGCGAACGCGTCGAGGAGATTCCCGTCGACCACGACAAACAGGGGCCGAAAGTCGAGGCGTTCGACGTCGAGTACATCCCGACGGTCGTCGTCGAGCACGCCCCCGACGATCCGGACGAGGGCGAGGAGATCGCCCGGTTCGTCGAGAGCGAGCGACTCCCACCGGCGATCTACCTCGCCGAGCAGATCGAAGACGCGCTCGAGACCGCCTAGTCGCCCTTTTTTGACGAGGTCACTCCCCGTCGTCCGACCCGACCTCGCCCACCCACTCGAGGGCGTCGTCGACGTCGTGGACCGGCGGCGAACACGTTCGCGACCGGCAGACGTACAGCGTCGGTTCGCCGTCGCGGGCCTCTCGACCGGCCCAGATCGGCGGGGCGTCCTCGAGTTCGAGTTGCTCGAGCCACGCCTCGAGTCCCGATTCCGTGGGCGGTCGACGGGCGAACAGCCGGTCCGGCAGGTACGCCTCGCCGAACCGATCGCGCCAGGTATCGGGCACCTCGCCGGCCGCGACCGTCACCTCGAGTGGCCCCGCCTCGAGCCGGTCGGCGGCGAGACAGAGCGTGACGTGCTGGAGTGGATTCGACTCGAGGCGGTTGGCGTGAGTCTCGAGGACGCGCTCGGCGATGGTCTCGAACTCCTCGTCGGTGAAGTGATCGAGGGCGAGCAGCGTCTCGACGGCGACGCCCGCCGACGACGGCGTCGAACTGTCGTCGAGTTCCTGCGGGCGGGTGACGAGCGACTCGCCGCTCTCGGGGGTGAAGTACAGGGTCCCCCGATCGTCGTCCCAGAACTCCGACTCGATCGTCCGCGCGAGGTCGAGCGCGAAGGCGAGGTGAGTGACCTCGCCGGTGGCCTCGTAACACCCCAGCGCACCGCGAGCGAGGAAGGCGTAGTCCTCGAGGTAGCCGTCGACGGCGACCTCGCCGTCTTTGTACCGGCGGGAGAGTCGCTGCTCGTCGGCGTCCCAGAGCCGGTCGCGGACGAACTCGAGGGCGTCGACCGCGCTGTCGGCGTACGCGTCCTCGCCGAGGACGACTGCGGCCTCGGCGAACGCCGAGATCATCAGCCCGTTCCAGCCCGCGAGCACCTTCTCGTCGCGGTTCGGCCGGGGACGCTGCTCGCGAGCCTCGACGATCGCCTCGCGGGCGGACTCGAGTCGAGTCTCGACCTCGCTCTCCTCGAGATCGAACGCTGCAGCCAGGTCCCCGATCGAAGTCTCGACGTTCAGCACGGTCGCCCCCTCGAAGTTGCCCGACTCGGTGACGTCGAACCGACGGCAGAAGAGGTCGGCGTCCGTCTCGTCCTCGAGGACGTCCCGGACTTCCTCGGGCGTCCAGACGTAGAACGCACCCTCTTCCCGTTCGCCGCTCTCGGCTTCGCTCTGGGCGTCGAGCGTACTGAAGAAGCCACCCTCGTCGTGGGTCAGCTCCCGGTCGACGAACGCGAGGGTCTCGCGGACGACCTCGGCGTACCGGTCGTCGCCGGTCTGCTGGTAGCCAGCGAGAAACGCCCGCGGAATCTCGGCGTTGTCGTACAGCATCTTCTCGAAGTGGGGAACCGTCCAGTCGCGGTCGACACAGTAGCGGTGGAAGCCGCCGCCGACGTGGTCGTAGAGTCCACCGGACGCCATCGCGTCGAGGGTCTCTACGGCGACCTCGCGGTACTCGTCGCGTCCCGTCCGGTCGGCGACCCGGAAGAGCGCGTGCAGCCGCGACGGCTGGGGGAACTTCGGCCCGCTCGAGCCGAAGCCGCCGTACTCGCGGTCGGCGTTCCGGAGGGCCGCGTCGGCCGCCGACTCGAGGACGTCGCTCGTCGGCGGTTCGCTCGCGGCGACGGCGTCGGGCGTCTCCTCGAGGCGATCTGTCGCCGCCGCGGTCCACTGGGCGGCGCGGTTTTCGACCTCCTCGCGGTCGTTCTCCCAGGAGTTGTGGACGTTCTCGAGCACCTGGAGGAAGCCGGGCTGGCCGCGCTTTGGCTCTCTCGGGAAGTAGGTGCCGACGTAGAACGGTTTCCCCTCGGGCGTGAGCCACACGGAGAGTGGCCAGCCGCCACCGCCGGTCACGAGCTGGCAGACGGTCATGTAGATGCTGTCGACGTCCGGGCGCTCCTCGCGGTCGACCTTGATCGGGACGAAGTGCTCGTTCAGGAACTCGGCGACCGTCTCGTCCGCGAAGCTCTCGTCTTCCATGACGTGACACCAGTGACACGCCGAGTAGCCGATCGAGAGGAAGATTGGCACGTCGCGCTCGCGGGCCGCCTCGAGGGCCGCCTCGTCCCACGGCTGCCAGTTGACGGGGTTGTCCGCGTGCTGGCGCAGGTAGGGGCTTTCCTCCTCGTCCAGGCGATTTCGCTGGGTCGGAGATTCCATGTGCGGACCTACGGACGGCGGTGGCAAAAGAACCATGCACGGCGTCCGTGGAATCCGACGCCGCTTCCTCTCCGCGCTCGCGACAGCTTTTTTGGCCGGTACGGGCGTTCTGTCTGAGAACGTCCCATACAGTTAACAGCTATACCGCCATACGGCACACACATGTCACCCGGTCCCGATCCAGTACGGGAGGACGAGCCGTTTCTCGAGCGACTGGTGGGACTCGTCGTCTCGATCGTCGTTCTGACCGGCGTCACCGTGATTCTCGGCTACGGCGGCTGGGCGATCCTGACGCTCAGCGCCAAACTGGGTGGCCCCGATCCGAAAACCGAGGACGGAGACCTGCTCAGAAATCGACTGGCGACGTGGCCCGACCGGAACCGGGAGTTTATGCGGAACAACGGCCGCGGCGAACTCCCGTTGCGGCCGTAACGCAGTAACGACGCCGGAAGGCTACCGACGCACGTACTCGACGAACGCGAATCCGTCGCGCTCGTCTCGAGAGACCTCTCGCCACGCCTCGCGATCCCACGTCGGGAAGTACGCGTCTCCCTCGGGGCTGTCGTGGACTTCGGTCACGATCAGTCGGTCGACCGCCGGGAGAAGCTGCTCGTAGACGGTCGCCCCGCCGGCGACGAAGATCCGATCGGCACCGTCGTGGCGCTTCTCGGCGGCGCGGTCGGCCGCCTCGAGCGCCTCCTCGAGATCGCTCGCGGTGACGACGTTCTCGGGCGTCTCGAGGTCGCGGCTCGTGAGGACGACCGTCGTCCGACCGGGGAGGGGTTCGCCGAGCCCCTCGAGGATGCTCTCGTAGGTGACCCGGCCCATGATCACGGGGTGGCCGGTCGTGACCTGCTTGAAGTGTTTCAGGTCTTCCGGAAGGTGCCAGGGCATCTCACCGTCGCGGCCGATGACGCCGTTTTCGGCGACCGCGACGATGGCGACCAGTTCGTGGTCGGTCTCGAGGCCCGCGTCGATCGACCCGCTCATTCGGCCACCGAGAACCTGATCCCGTCGTGGGAGTCGTACCCGCGAAGGTCGACGTCCTCGTAGGCGAGGTCGTCGATCGTGACGTCCGCGACCTCGAGTGTCGGCCGCTCGAGTGGCTCCCGCGAGAGCTGCTCGAGCAGGCCGGGGACGTGGTCGAGGCGGTCGTCGCCCTCGGCCTCGGGCGGTGCCTCGCTCTCGAGCCAGTCTTTGACCTCGAGGTACTCCTCGCGCGCCGTGACGTCGGCGAGTCGGCGCTGGAGGGCCTCGAGGTTCTCGCCGTACCACTCGCCGCGTTCGCCCCGGCCGCAGTAGGCGTGGGCGTCGACGAGCGTGTGCGCGAACGTGCCGGGTTCGAAGCCAGTCTGCTGGGCGACGACTTTGGTCAACAGCGCGTAGGCCGCGATATTGAACGGGACGCCGAGGGCGATGTCCGCCGAACGCTGGGTCAGATGGCAGTTGAGCCGGTCGCCCTGGACGTTGAAGACGAACGTGTAGTGACACGGCGGCAGCGTCGAGACGGCGGCGTTGGCCGGGTGCCAGGCGTTGACCACGAGTCGGCGCGAGTTGGGTGAGTCGGCGAGCGTGTCGATCACGTACTGGAGCTGATCGAACGTCCGACGGCCGTCGTCTTCGACGGTCAC
Protein-coding sequences here:
- a CDS encoding tRNA sulfurtransferase, producing the protein MHPPGADVVLVRHGDVNTKSTQVKRYMVGMLADNLEALLEDRSVPGDVERRWNRPLIHTTEDAVEDATTVAADTFGVVSASAALTVSPELEAISEALAETARAHYDGGSFAVDARRADKDLPFTSEDVAYEGGDAIWAAVEDEFEPEVDLEDPDLTFGVEVREDAAYLYLETVDGPGGLPLGSQAPMVALVSGGIDSPVAAYELMRRGSPVIPVYVDLGDYGGPDHEARAYETVRSLARYAPNFEMDVYRVPGGDTVSLLAETMEQGRMLSLRRFFYRVAERIAERVDASGIVTGEAVGQKSSQTAQNLGVTSHATNLPIHRPLLTWDKQDIVARAREIDTFTDSTIPAGCNRIAPDQAETNARLEPLLEAEPDDVLERADEAAANATLIEL
- a CDS encoding DUF5804 family protein; translation: MTRVCLIGSPEVNLRYELLSRETSREALATYDLERPFENALAVRTVSVGAAVSLLNDLQWYLVRFVDEALVREPSVSESEWLSRDLAESLRNGEVDPEKTGEFLKVYGVERADAGGDPGDADAGTDAETAESGEAATTVPPATDRLVEPLFVRRTDGEVPEYDLRDVEDTLVVRLTESEFSP
- a CDS encoding PLP-dependent cysteine synthase family protein, translated to MKGSILDTIGSPLVQVDSPEGAAVAAKIESFNPGGSAKDRPAMAMVYAAERDGILEPGDRIVEPTSGNTGIGLALVCAARGYDLTIVMPASKSEERRRIMAAYGADLELVEGDMTDARERADEIEAEGAVQLGQFENPANPEAHYRTTGEEIVEQVGDREVDAFVAGVGTGGTLSGVGRRLREEFPDVEIVAVEPERNPVLSTGESGQDEFQGMGPGFVSDNLDVDLIDDVETVRLEDAEEECRRLAREEGILIGQSSGATSLVAQKVARRIADPDQSCPEPASSFERQFGDPAEADDESGDDAEDCPLVVTVFWDSGERYLSTGLFD
- a CDS encoding globin-coupled sensor protein, translated to MGDSQQFGAVGYSSRVDAQDLVERIGLTEEEIEWRKQFIDFTDDDVERLRRYEETFNLRGDDVAEMFYEKIEENPQVLDVLERSPRSVEQLKWSQKMYLMTLATGEYDQEYFENRARIGKLHDMLDMPMKHYVGQYGVYYNLLLPIISEQIQQDISEAIREAIERQEELRDDDRESGGRLSSLLGRRNDDDDADEAFDTTISELEGELSERIDERIDELHSLLKVLNLDMQVAIDTYIDSYSNVEGLLEHQRDVTSQVSHAMQDISTAGEAIARSVDDINRSVDEQSEQTRRAAAEMQDVSGSIEELATTTDAIAGRDDEILEQVETGEERCERALEAMTDVSDVGQRVHRDVEELHETVDEIDDLVDTIADAAEETKTLAVNANLEAKRSGGGEGFNVVADEFKYLSEEIKNRTNEIDARVESVREQTDETVSSLEDNQRRVAESVDEITALDDSLDEIRKRVDEFTTEVGDLSSLVDEQAANAKEMAVLIDAIDDEARSISDDLDDVTDAIEEQFSKIETIESVVTELAEAGERRVGSYGEQMS
- a CDS encoding TlpA family protein disulfide reductase, yielding MSLETMRPNPTWDAASYEDTVDVFAAHRDELVYRVWGGDWCKDCRALLPDFAAALEAAEVPGERVEEIPVDHDKQGPKVEAFDVEYIPTVVVEHAPDDPDEGEEIARFVESERLPPAIYLAEQIEDALETA
- a CDS encoding thioredoxin domain-containing protein, whose protein sequence is MESPTQRNRLDEEESPYLRQHADNPVNWQPWDEAALEAARERDVPIFLSIGYSACHWCHVMEDESFADETVAEFLNEHFVPIKVDREERPDVDSIYMTVCQLVTGGGGWPLSVWLTPEGKPFYVGTYFPREPKRGQPGFLQVLENVHNSWENDREEVENRAAQWTAAATDRLEETPDAVAASEPPTSDVLESAADAALRNADREYGGFGSSGPKFPQPSRLHALFRVADRTGRDEYREVAVETLDAMASGGLYDHVGGGFHRYCVDRDWTVPHFEKMLYDNAEIPRAFLAGYQQTGDDRYAEVVRETLAFVDRELTHDEGGFFSTLDAQSEAESGEREEGAFYVWTPEEVRDVLEDETDADLFCRRFDVTESGNFEGATVLNVETSIGDLAAAFDLEESEVETRLESAREAIVEAREQRPRPNRDEKVLAGWNGLMISAFAEAAVVLGEDAYADSAVDALEFVRDRLWDADEQRLSRRYKDGEVAVDGYLEDYAFLARGALGCYEATGEVTHLAFALDLARTIESEFWDDDRGTLYFTPESGESLVTRPQELDDSSTPSSAGVAVETLLALDHFTDEEFETIAERVLETHANRLESNPLQHVTLCLAADRLEAGPLEVTVAAGEVPDTWRDRFGEAYLPDRLFARRPPTESGLEAWLEQLELEDAPPIWAGREARDGEPTLYVCRSRTCSPPVHDVDDALEWVGEVGSDDGE
- a CDS encoding dihydrofolate reductase; protein product: MSGSIDAGLETDHELVAIVAVAENGVIGRDGEMPWHLPEDLKHFKQVTTGHPVIMGRVTYESILEGLGEPLPGRTTVVLTSRDLETPENVVTASDLEEALEAADRAAEKRHDGADRIFVAGGATVYEQLLPAVDRLIVTEVHDSPEGDAYFPTWDREAWREVSRDERDGFAFVEYVRR
- the thyA gene encoding thymidylate synthase, with the protein product MRQYLDLVDAVLSGGTYKPNRTGVDTISSFSQHYEVDLEEGYPLLTTKKMDGYRWNSMIHEVCWYLSGEEHIRNLREETKIWDAWADEEGRLDTAYGRFWRRFPVPEEPAQLEGESWPDDAHQWVTVEDDGRRTFDQLQYVIDTLADSPNSRRLVVNAWHPANAAVSTLPPCHYTFVFNVQGDRLNCHLTQRSADIALGVPFNIAAYALLTKVVAQQTGFEPGTFAHTLVDAHAYCGRGERGEWYGENLEALQRRLADVTAREEYLEVKDWLESEAPPEAEGDDRLDHVPGLLEQLSREPLERPTLEVADVTIDDLAYEDVDLRGYDSHDGIRFSVAE